From a single Nostoc sp. MS1 genomic region:
- a CDS encoding Uma2 family endonuclease → MTAIITPNYQITWEKLPDDYKLPDDPVDNINQPFLAAALTESLELAGKLPANALTTTNYGICATLNSKTVVKAPDWAYIPQIKVSREEVIRSYTPQLEGDIPAIVMEFLSDTEGSEYSIKFTYPPGKWFFYESVLKVPNYAIFEPASGDLEVYHLDQNTARYTLQSANENQHYWIEEMNLYLGVWQGTRENRTGNWLRWWDENGQLLLWGSELVEQERQRAEQERQRAEQERQRAERLAAQLRAAGIEPED, encoded by the coding sequence ATGACAGCCATCATCACCCCCAACTACCAAATCACCTGGGAAAAACTTCCCGATGATTACAAGCTACCAGACGATCCAGTGGACAACATCAACCAACCTTTTCTAGCCGCAGCACTGACTGAAAGCTTAGAACTTGCAGGAAAACTACCCGCCAACGCCCTAACTACTACAAATTACGGCATTTGCGCCACCTTGAATAGTAAAACCGTTGTTAAAGCCCCAGACTGGGCATATATTCCTCAAATCAAGGTTAGTAGAGAAGAAGTCATCCGCAGTTACACTCCTCAACTGGAAGGAGACATCCCCGCAATTGTCATGGAATTTTTGTCTGATACAGAGGGGAGTGAATATTCCATCAAATTCACCTATCCTCCAGGTAAATGGTTCTTTTACGAGAGCGTATTAAAAGTACCAAATTACGCCATCTTTGAACCAGCAAGTGGGGATTTGGAAGTGTATCACCTAGATCAAAATACAGCTAGATATACCCTACAAAGCGCCAACGAAAACCAACATTACTGGATAGAGGAAATGAATCTTTACCTTGGTGTATGGCAAGGTACGCGAGAAAATCGTACAGGTAATTGGCTGCGCTGGTGGGATGAAAACGGACAATTACTATTATGGGGTTCAGAGTTAGTCGAACAAGAACGCCAACGCGCTGAACAAGAAAGACAACGCGCTGAACAAGAACGTCAACGTGCTGAACGACTAGCAGCACAACTCCGCGCTGCGGGAATTGAACCGGAAGATTAG
- a CDS encoding HNH endonuclease, protein MSTTRFTIDHLIPKSIGGSDELSNLALSCR, encoded by the coding sequence ATTTCTACCACAAGATTTACAATAGATCACTTGATTCCAAAATCTATTGGTGGTTCTGATGAACTTAGTAATTTAGCCTTATCTTGTCGTTGA
- a CDS encoding WD40 repeat domain-containing protein — translation MTILTSHSDSVYSLTISSDGQILASGSDDSTIKLWSIVTGEQIHTLSHFYAVLSVAFNSDRNWLAAGDYSGNIKIWRRS, via the coding sequence ATCACTATCCTGACTAGTCATTCTGACTCGGTTTATTCGCTGACTATCAGTAGTGATGGGCAAATTCTCGCTAGTGGTAGTGACGACTCAACTATCAAACTCTGGTCAATAGTCACAGGAGAACAAATTCACACTCTCAGTCATTTTTACGCAGTTTTGTCTGTCGCCTTTAACTCCGATCGCAATTGGCTGGCGGCTGGAGACTATAGCGGCAATATCAAAATTTGGCGACGCAGCTAG